The window ATAAGAGATGTTGAGCCAGGTGAAATAGTTACTGTAACTAAGGATGGAATTAAGAGTACAAAATATAGACAAAGTTTCAAACATTTGTGTGTATTTGAATTTATCTACTTTGCAAGAGCTGACTCGTATCTTGACGGTATTAGTGTTTATGAAATCAGGAAGAAACTTGGGAAACAACTTTGTAAAGAATCTTATGTTGAGTGTGATATTGTAATAGGAGTTCCAGACTCAGGTACAACCGCTGCTATTGGATTTTCAGAAGAAGCTAAAATACCTTTCTCAGAAGGTTTTGTAAAAAATAGGTACATTGGAAGGACGTTTATTAAACCTGAACAAAGCCAGAGAGAGATATCTGTCAGGCTCAAACTAAACCCGCTAAAGAACAATGTAGCCGGAAAAAGAGTTGTGCTCATTGACGATTCAATAGTCAGGGGTACAACCTCAAGGAAGATAATAAAAATGTTAAGAGACGCAGGCGCGCGCGAGGTACATCTTAGAATAAGCTCTCCACCTGTTCTATTTCCTTGCTATTACGGAATTGACACACCAGATAGAAAAGAATTGATTGCAGCAAACTATACCACGCAAGAGATTGCCAAAATCTTAGGTGCTGATTCGCTCGAATATCTAAGTTTAGAGGGCTTAAATAGCGTGTTTGAAAATAAGCTGCAAAATTTTTGCACAGCTTGTTTTAGTGGAGAGTACATTACCGAAATACCAGAGGGTTTTAATAAGTATATCTTCGAAGAGGGTGTTTGAAAATGACAACTTACAAAGATGCAGGGGTTAATATTGAAGAGGGTTATAAAGCAGTGGACCTAATAAAAAACTTAGCAAAAGAGACATTTGATTCAAATGTTATAACTGATATTGGATCATTTGGAAGTATGTATTTGTTAAATATAGATAATTCAGATTATATCTTGGTTTCAGGGACAGATGGAGTTGGGACAAAACTAAAGATTGCTTTTTACATGGACAAGCATGATACTGTTGGGATTGACTGTGTTGCAATGTGTGTAAATGATATCTTGTGCCATGGAGCAAAACCTCTTTTCTTTTTGGATTACATTGCTTGTGGTAAGCTGAAAAGTGAAAAGGTGGCAACTATAGTAAAAGGTATAGCAGATGGCTGCAAAATTGCAGGCTGTTCGCTTGTTGGGGGAGAAACGGCTGAAATGCCCGGTTTTTATAAGGATGATGAGTATGATTTGGCAGGGTTTGCAGTGGGTATTGTGAAAAAAGACTTAGCGATTTGTGGTCAGGATGTAAATCAAGGAGATGTTTTGATTGGACTTGCTTCAAGTGGGGTTCACAGCAATGGCTATTCACTTGTGCGAAAGGTTTTTGGAGTAGATGAGAATCCTAAAATTCTTACAAAGATCTATGAAGAATTGGGTTTAAGCCTTGGTGAAGAGCTTTTAAAGCCGACGAGAATCTATGTAAAGCCGGTTTTAAAAGTGTTAGAAAAAGTAAAGGTGAATGGAATTGCTCATATTACAGGCGGAGGATTTTTTGAAAACATACCAAGGGCTTTTCCAAAAGGGTTTGTAGCAGTAATTGAAAAAGGTTCATGGGATATTTTGCCTATATTTAAGTTAATTCAGGAGTATGGTAAAATTGATGAGAATGAAATGTTTTCTACATTTAATATGGGTATTGGCATGGTTTTAATAGTATCTAAAGATAATGTCGAGACTGCTATGGAGATTTTAAATGAAGAAGGTATAAATTCATATGTAATAGGTACAATTGAAAAAGGCGAAGGCGGAGTTGTCATAAAATGAAAAAATTAGCTGTATTTGTATCAGGTTCAGGTACTAATCTTCAAGCAATTATAGATGCTATTAAAAATGGAGAGATTTGTGCAACAATATCGTGTGTCATCTCAAACAAAAAAGATGCCTATGCACTTGAGAGGGCAAAACAAAACCAAATAGAAGCGTATTATATCTCTAAAAAGGATTTTCCAAATGAAATTGAATATGAGAAGTATCTTGTCAAATTTCTGAAGGAAAGAGAAATTGATTACATCATCTTGGCAGGATTTTTGTATATTTTCTCTGAATATTTTGTAGAAGAGTTCAAAAATCGCATTGTAAATATTCATCCATCTCTTCTTCCTGCCTTTGGTGGCAAAGGAATGTATGGACTCAATGTCCATAAAAGTGTGATAGAATACGGAGTGAAAGTGACGGGTGCTACAGTCCATTTTGTTGATTCTACTACAGATGGCGGACCTATAATATTGCAAAAGGCCATATATGTAAGATATGATGACACCCCTGAAAGTTTGCAAAAAAGGGTTTTAGAAGAGGTGGAGTGGAAGATATATCCTCTTGCAATTAAACTACTTTGTGAGGATAAAATAGAAATCATTGGGAGAAAGGTTGTTATTAAAGACAAAGAAATCTTAAAAAAGGTGGGAATTGAAGCATGACCAAGAAGGCTATTGTGAGTGTTTATAACAAAGATGGTATTTTAGAGTTTGCTAAAGAACTAAAAAGTCTTGGATACGAAATCATCTCAACTGGCGGAACAATGAAGTACCTAAAGGAAAACGGCATTGATGTGATAAATATAAGTGATGTTACAAATTTTCCAGAGATTTTAAATGGAAGAGTAAAGACACTTCACCCAAATATCCATGCAGGAATTCTTGCAATAAAGGACAACGAGGAGCATGTCAAGACATTAAACGAGCTGAACATATCGTCAATTGACATGGTGGTGGTTAATCTCTATCCTTTCAAGGAGACCATTTTTAAAGAAAATGTAGCATTTGAAGACGTGATAGAGAATATTGACATTGGTGGTCCTACCATGCTTCGCGCTGCAGCCAAGAATTTCAAATATACAACTGTCATAATAGACCCTGCTGATTATGGACTTGTATTAAAAGAGATAAAGGAAAATGGTGATGTTTCATTTGATACAAGGTTTTATCTTGCAACAAAGGTATTTGAATATACTGCATACTATGATTCTATGATTTTTAACTATTTCAAGTATGTGAGGGATGACAAATCTTTCCCAGATTATCTTACAGTTCCACTTGAGAAAGTTCAGCAACTTAGATATGGTGAGAATCCTCATCAGCAGGCAAGTTTTTATAAAATAACTTTGCCGTTTATTGAAAAGTCCAATATACCAAATGCTAAGCAGCTTCACGGCAAGGAGCTTTCGTATAACAATATTCTTGACAGTGATAGTGCTATTGAACTTTTAAAAGAGTTTGATGAGCCAACATGTGTTGCAATAAAACATAACAATCCATGCGGTGTTGCATCAGGTGACAATATCTTTGAGGCATATAAGAAGGTATACGAATGCGACCCAGTGTCTATATTTGGGGGAATTGTAGCATTTAATAGGAAGATAGATAGACAAACAGCTGAAGAGCTGAAAAAAATATTCCTTGAGATAGTGATTGCTCCGGACTTTGATGAAGATGCACTATCTTTGCTTTCTACAAAAAAGGACCTTCGGATATTGAAACTTCCAACTTTGGATAAGGAAAATGTGTATTATGATCTCAAATCAGTAAATGGTGGAATGCTTGTACAGGAAAAGGACAGAAAGTTGTTCAATGAAGATTACCAAATTGTAACAGAAAGAAAACCGACAGAAAAGGAAATGGAAGACCTGATATTTGCTTGGAAAGTTGTAAAACATGTAAAGTCAAATGCAATAGTTATTGCAAAGGACAAAATGACATTGGGGATAGGTATGGGACAGACAAATAGAATCTGGGCTGTTGAACATGCAATCTCACGTTCAAGATTTGATTTGAGTGGAGCAGTACTTGCGTCAGACGCTTTCTTCCCATTTTCTGATAGTGTTGAAGCAGCAGGCAAAGCGGGAGTTACAGCTATTATTCAACCGGGCGGGTCTATTAGAGACAAGGAATCAATTGATGCTGCAAACAGGTATAATATTGCTATGATATTTACAGGTATTAGACATTTTAGGCATTAAAAGAAAAGAGGTGATTTAAGTAATGAGAATATTAGTTGTAGGAAATGGTGGGCGTGAACATGCCATTGCATGGAAGATTTATAATGAAGGTTACAAAGATTTGTTCTGTACACCTGGAAATGCAGGGATTTGTGAAATTGCAACTTGTGTTGATATAAAGGTAAATGAATTTAGCAAGCTAAAAGACTTTTGCATAGAAAAAGGGATAGACTTTGTAATTGTTGGCCCGGACAATCCACTTGCAGATGGGATTGTTGATTATCTTGAATCGTTTGGAATAAAAACATTTGGTCCAACAAAGGATGCTGCAATGATAGAAAGTAGTAAGGTGTTTGCAAAGGAGCTGATGAAAAAGTATGGTATAAAGACAGCAAGGTATAATGTGTTTTACAGTTATGAAGAGGCTTTAGCATTTGTGAATCAGAACGACAAGTATCCTCTTGTAATCAAGGCAGATGGTCTTGCATTGGGCAAAGGTGTGATAATTGCTCAAGACAAGCGTGAGGCTTTAAATGCCATCAATCTTATGATGAAAGAAAGAGTATTTGGAAAGGCAGGCGAAAAGATTGTCATTGAAGACTATTTAAAAGGCGAAGAAGTATCAGTTTTTGTCATCTCAGATGGTAAAGACATCGTGCCTTTGACAGTTGCACGAGACTATAAAAAGGCGTTGGATGGGAATAAGGGACCAAATACAGGTGGCATGGGTGCTTTTTCTCCATCAAGGGTTGTTGATAAAAAGCTTTTTGAAGACATCCTTGAGAATATCATGCTAAAAGCGATATATGGAATGAGGAAAGAAGGGAGACCGTTTAAGGGTGTTTTGTATGGAGGATTAATTCTGACAGAAGAAGGACCAATGGTTTTAGAGTTCAACTCCAGATTTGGCGACCCTGAAGCACAAGCTATTTTGCCACGCATGAAAAGTGAACTTTTAGAAATTATGGTAAAAGCTACAGAAGGAAACTTGAAAAGCGTTGAGGCGAAATTTTCGGACCAGTATTCGATTTGTGTTGTACTTGCCTCAAAAGGCTACCCTGAAAAGTACGAGACAGGCTTTGTAATCGAGGGTTTAGATAAGCTTGAAAGTGATACAATTGTATTCCACGCTAACACAAAATTAGACAATGGTAAGATTAAAACGGCAGGAGGTAGAGTACTAAACATTGTGAGGATTGACAATACTCTCAAAGATGCAAAGACAAAAGTATATGAGGAAATTAAGAAGATTAACTTTGAGAATATGTTTTACAGGACTGACATAGGTGACAAAGAAATTTTTTAGACCTCCCTGTTTAAAAGTAGGTGAAATGAGGTATAAATAATGTGTCAAAAAATTTTAAAGCAAGGAGTGGAGGTCTAAATTGGACATTTGGGTATGTTCAATATGCGGTTATGAGTATGATCCACAAAAAGGTGATCCAGAAAACGGTATTCAACCAGGAACAAGGTTTGAAGACTTACCTGATGATTGGGTTTGTCCTATTTGTGGCGTTGGCAAGGATATGTTTGAGAAAAAATAAAAAAGCTTTTGAAACTTGTGCCCTAAGTCGTCTTAAAGTTTGATGACTTAGGGCATTTTTATGGTATATAATAGTTAATATAAACAGATAAAAGGACAAAGAAAAAAATGGTACTTGAAAATCGTAGCTTTATAGGAATTAATGGACAAGTAAAGAGATTAGGAGAAAAGCTTGATAAAGTTTCATATGAATTTTTGTTTTCTCAAAATGGTTTGAGTGTAGATATAAATTTTAAAGAATCTGCCTATGTAAATGACATAGTGGTGACAGTAGACATAAAAGATTTTGAAATTCTGTTTATGCCAAAACTTCAAAAGGGTCAAAGTGGTCTTGTCTTTTTACATGCTAATTTTCAGATAGTAGTTTTTAGAAAAGAAAAAAAGTATTTTTTATTAAAACTTTCAGGATGGTCAAATATAGAGAATAAATATCTCAGATTCTGTACAAAAGTAAAAGATAAGCTTTTATATATTGGTTTTTTTAATTCATTTGCGATAGACGATAACGATGTGTGTTTTTACTACCAAAATCTACTAACATCTGTATATGTTCCAAAAGACTCCAAGGTTAGGGTAGAAGTTGAGATTTTTGATGGGAATTCTTTATACGATTGTGTTTGGAAATTAAATAGTGTTGTTAAGTATTGTGATATAAAATATGAAGTTTTTCAATTATCATATAAAAATCTACTTAAAGTGATAGATACTCAAAAATATTCAAAAGAGGACGTTGCGAAAAAATTTAAAATGTCTTTACCGGTACCAAGTAGAATATTTAAATTATTTTTTCTTTATTTTCCTAAAAGCCAAACTAATTTTTATTTTGCCTATACCTCTACATTGCAGGTATCGAGTATGTATTATTTAAACCTTGTAAAATCTCAAAAAATACCACCAGACAACTTGATTTATCTCAAAAAACAGATAGAAGAAGTAATTTTGAGTCAAAATGCTTATCATAACTTTTACCGTAATAATATTATGTTAACTGAACTAAAAACACATTATCAGCTACCTTATATTTTACTTTTGTATTTTCAGCTTTGTTATTTGGGTTCAGAAGAACCGACTACAGAGGTTGAAAAAATAATAGAAGAGATTGAATTTGAAATTGTAAGACCTTTTAGATTTTTTTCTGACAGTACCTTAGTGAATATTGAAAATTTTGAGACAAGGTTTGACAATTTGCTATATGCTCAGGAGATAATGACAATTTATGTTTGTTACGAGCTTTATAAAGAGCTTTTTAGATATTATGAACGATTAGATTATCAGAAAATGGCGGAGGACTTAAAAAGTTTATTGATTTTGAATTATAATTTTAATGAGAGATATTTTTATATGAATAACTACTCATATAAAAAAGAGGACTCAATTAAACTTGTTGAAAGGGTAGATAAAAGATGAAGTTAGTTATTTTTGATGGTAACAGTATTCTCTATAGAGCTTTTTTTGCGTTGCCGGAACTTACAACATCAACGGGTATCCCTACAAATGCTATATATGGTTTTTTAAATGTACTCTTAAAATACTTAGATTCAGAAAAACCTGATTATGTGGCAGTGGCATTTGACAAAAAAGGCAGAGCTGCACGAAAAAGTGAATATGAAGAGTACAAAGCCAATCGAAAACCAATGCCAGATTCTCTACAAGTTCAGATACCTTATGTAAGAGAGATACTCAATGCTCTTAACATTCCTATATTAGAACACGAAGGATATGAAGCTGATGACGTCATAGGCACGCTTGTGAATAGGTTTAAAGACCGTGATTTAGAGATTGTAATAATAACTGGAGACAGAGATACTCTTCAGCTACTTGATAAAAATGTAATTGTCAAAATAGTTACTACGAAGTTTGACAAGACCACAGAAGATTTGTATACCATTGAAAATGTAAAAGAAAAATATGGTGTCTTTGCACATCAGGTTGTTGATTACAAAGCTTTAGTAGGCGATGCATCAGACAACATACCTGGTGTTAAGGGAATTGGAGATAAAACGGCCATAAAATTATTAGAAGAATATCAGACCTTGGAAAATATATACCAAAATCTGAAAAACATCAAAGATTCTTTAAGAGAAAAGTTAGAAGCAGGTAAAGATATGGCATTTTTGTCGAAAAGATTGGCAACTATTGTGTGTGATTTACCTGTTGAGGTAACTCTTGAAGAGTTAAAAACAAGAGAATGGGACAAGAAAAGACTATATCAGCTTTTGCTACAGCTTGAGTTCAAAAGTTTCATAAAAAGATTGGGCTTCTCAGAGGAGCTTGAGGAGATAAAACAAACACTTCAACTTCCAAAATTTAACATGAAAGAACTGTATGATATCTCAGAGATAAAGGGCAAAGAAATTTATTTGTTATACTCAGGTGATGAAGGACTTTTTTACGTCTATGACCATCAAACTTCGACTATTTTTACAACTACTGACAAAGGAATTGTTAAAAAGCTATTAAATGTCCAAGGTATTCAAAAGGTAGTGTATGATTTAAAAAATATACTCCATAAAGTGGATTTTGATAAAGCTTATCAAATAAAAGACTGTAATGACGTCATGTTGGCTTCATATGTTTTAGACAGTACACGTAGTTCATACGACTTAGAGACATTGTTTATCTCTTATCTCAATACTGATATCTCTGCAATAAAAGAAAACAAATGTGCTGGTGCTACAGTTTTATTAAGAAATCTTTGGGATGAGCTATCCAAACTCATAGATTTAAATTCCTGCCAATACGTCTATGAAAATATTGAAATCCCACTTGTTCCTATTTTATATGAAATGGAAAAAATTGGTTTTAAGGTGGACAAAAATACCTTACAGGAATATACAAAAGAGATTGAGAGCAAGCTTTTAAAATTAGAGTTTCAGATTTATCAAATAGCAGGTGAGTGGTTTAACATAAACTCACCAAAACAACTCTCATATGTATTATTCGAAAAACTGAAACTTCCAGTTGTTAAAAAGACAAAAACAGGATATTCAACAGACGCTGAGGTGTTAGAAGAGTTATATGACAAACATGAGATAATACCTCTTATCTTGGATTATAGAATGTATACGAAAATACTGACAACTTACTGTCAAGGACTAATGCAAGCAATCAATCCTACAACTGGAAGAGTACATTCAAATTTTATTCAAACAGGTACAGCAACCGGAAGACTCGCAAGTGCGGAGCCTAATCTACAAAACATTCCCGTGAAATATGATGAAGGAAGGCTTATAAGAAAAGCGTTCGTTCCAGAGGAAGGTTATGTGCTGATAGATGCTGATTACTCTCAGATTGAGCTTAGGATACTTGCTCATATCTCTGAGGATGAAAGACTAATAAATGCTTTTAAGAATAACCTTGACATTCATTCGCAGACAGCAGCAGAGATTTTTGGTGTAGATGTAAGCCAAGTTACTCCAACTATGCGAAGCCAAGCAAAAGCTGTTAACTTTGGAATTATATATGGAATTTCAGACTACGGACTTTCACGGGATATAAAGATATCAAGAAAAGAAGCAGCTGAGTTTATTAATCGCTATTTTGAAAAGTATCCGAAAGTAAAAGAATATCTGGACAATGTTGTCAAGTTTGCTCGTGAAAATGGGTTTGTATTGACACTTTTTAACAGAAAAAGATATATCAAGGACATAAAGTCTACTAATAAAAACCTTAGAAGCTACGCAGAAAGAATAGCAATGAATTCACCTATCCAAGGCAGTGCTGCAGATATCATGAAAATAGCAATGATAAGGGTTTATAGAAGGTTAAAAGAGAACAATTTAAAATCAAGGATTATTTTACAAGTTCATGATGAGCTTTTGATTGAGTCACCCTATGAGGAAAAGGAAGTAGTAAAAGAAATAGTAAAAACGGAGATGGAAAATGCTGTTTCGCTGAAAGTTCCCTTGGTAGTTGAAGTGAAAGAAGGTTCAAACTGGTATGAAACAAAGTAGAGTTCTTGGAATTACAGGAAAGATGGGCTCTGGCAAGAGTACTGTCAGTAGCATATTGAGAGAACACTATGGTTTCGAGGTTATAGATGTTGATAAGGAATACCATTGGTTACTACAAAATAGCTCAGAACTGAAATTAAAATTAGCGCAGACATTCGGAGAAGAGATTTTGATAAATAATCAAATTGACCGAGCTAAATTGAGAAAAATTGTTTTGGATTCTGATTTAAATATGGACCGACTAAATCACATTACTCACCCAACTATTTTTGAAAGAGTAAAATTTTTGACTACCGAAAAATACAAAGACAAACGCGTAGTTATTGATGCTGCACTTTTGTTCCAGATTGGACTTGATAAACTTTGTTCGGTAATCTGGTATATTGAGTGTGAAAAAGAAATTATAATTGAACGAGTAATTAGAAAAAGTGGATACGATGTTGAAGAGGTTAAAAAGTTTTTAGAAAGGCAGAAAGATATTGAAAAATACAAGGGCTTGGCAAATAGAGTAATTATAAACAACGTAGACGTTGAGAATTTGAAAACTATCATAGGAAAATATCTCAAAGAGGATGGTTTGGTTTGAAAAGAAAGATTGCAATAATTGTACTGCTTCTAATTTTCCTTTTGTTTTTTGAGCAATTTTACTTTTTGATTTTAAAACAGTTGTACCCCTTGAGATTTGCAAACAGTATTAAGAAGTATAGCAAAGAGATAAATGTAGACCCATATTTAATTTGTGCAATAATAAAAAGTGAAAGCAACTTTAATCAATTTGCTATATCTAAAAAAGGTGCAATAGGGCTTATGCAGCTGTCACCTCTTACTGCTAAATGGGTTGCTTATAAGCTCAAGTTAGAGTACAGTAGAGAGAAGCTATATGACCCTGACTACAATATCTTAATTGGTACATGGTATATAAAATACCTAATAGATTACTACAAAAATGATACAAGACTTGCAGTTGCAGCTTATAACGCTGGTATGACAAATGTAAATAAATGGCTTTATCAAAAAGATAGAAGTACATTTGAGGTAGATGAAATTCCTTTTAAAGAGACAAACCATTTTGTTAGAAGAGTCTTTAAAAGTTATGAGATATACAAAAAACTATATCAAAATGAATTTGAAAATGGTAGCTATTGAGCTTAGAAAGCTCACAAATTTTCCCAAACATATGTTTGAAATTCAATTTTCAATGGTATAAAATAAGATTTGGTGATAGGATATGAAAAGATTCAAGCTTGTTTCAGACTTCAAGCCAACAGGTGACCAACCAAAAGCTATCGAAATGCTCACGGAAGGAATTTTAAAAGGTGAAAAGTTTCAGACATTGCTTGGTGTTACTGGTTCAGGAAAGACATTTACGATGGCTAAAGTAATAGAAAATGTTCAAAGACCCACATTGGTTTTAGCTCATAATAAAACACTGGCTGCTCAACTTTGTAGTGAGTTTAGGGAGTTCTTTCCTGAAAACGCTGTAGAGTTTTTTGTAAGCTATTACGATTATTACCAGCCAGAGGCTTATATACCTGAGACAGATACGTATATTGAAAAAGATTCGTCCATTAATGAAGAGATAGATAAACTTCGACATTCTGCAACTTCTGCCTTATTTGAAAGAAGAGACGTAATAATTGTAGCAAGTGTCTCATGTATTTACAGCTTGGGTAGTCCAGAGGACTATTTAAATTTAACATTATCATTAAGACCTGGGATGATAAAAGATAGAGATGAAGTAATAAAAGAACTTATTAGAATGCAATATGAAAGAAATGACATTGATTTTAGGAGAGGCAGGTTCAGAGTACGAGGCGATGTACTTGAGATATTTCCTGCATCAAATACAGACAGAGCAATCAGGGTAGAGTTCTTTGGAGATGAAATAGAGAGAATTACCGAGTTTGACGTTTTGACCGGTGAGGTAATTGGGAGAAGAAATCATGTTGCAATATTTCCTGCATCACACTATGTCACAACTTCAGAAAAACTAAAAAGAGCAATTAAGAGCATTGAAGAGGAGCTTGAACAAAGGCTTCAAGAACTCAGAAGCATGGGCAAGTTTGTCGAAGCGCAAAGGCTTGAGCAAAGGACACGATATGACATAGAGATGCTTCAGGAAATGGGATTTTGCAAAGGAATAGAAAACTACTCAAGACATTTAACAGGAAGACCTCCCGGTAGTCCACCTTATACCTTACTTGATTATTTTCCAAAAGACTTTATAATGTTCATTGATGAGTCGCATGTTACAATTCCTCAGTTAAGAGCTATGTATAATGGAGACAAGGCAAGAAAAGATGCGCTTGTAGAATACGGTTTTAGGCTTCCATCTGCATATGACAACCGCCCACTTACCTTTGAGGAGTTTGAAGAAAAAATCAACCAAGTTATATTTGTAAGCGCTACACCCGGTCCTTATGAACTCAAGAAATCGTCAAGAGTTGTTGAGCAAATCATAAGACCTACTGGGCTTGTTGACCCTGAAATTGAAGTTCATCCTGTGAAAGGCCAAATTGACCATCTGATTGGCGAGATTAGAAAAAGAGTTGAGAAGAACCAAAGAGTTTTAATTACTACATTGACAAAAAGAATGGCAGAAAGCCTCACTGAATATTTAAAAGATGTTGGTATAAGGGTAAGATATATGCACTCTGATATTGACACAATAGAACGCATGCAGATAATAAGGGATTTGAGACTTGGCAAGTTCGACGTCTTAGTAGGAATAAACTTGTTGCGTGAAGGACTTGATTTGCCGGAAGTATCACTTGTTGCTATTTTGGATGCTGACAAGGAAGGCTTCTTGCGTTCAGAGACTTCTCTTATTCAGACAATTGGACGTGCTGCGCGAAATGTTGATGGTAAAGTGATTATGTATGCTGACAAAATTACTAAGGCTATGCAAAAAGCTATTGATGAGACAAATAGACGAAGAAAGATTCAGATAGAGTACAATCAAAAGCACGGAATAGTGCCTCAAACTGTAAGAAAAGGAATACGACAGATTATCGAAGCAACTATCTCTGTTGCTGAAGAAGAAAAGTACGAG is drawn from Caldicellulosiruptor naganoensis and contains these coding sequences:
- the purF gene encoding amidophosphoribosyltransferase; protein product: MCFKELEESFKDHCGIFGIYCPDKKLEVAKVTYFGLYALQHRGQESSGIAVNDTGTILYHKDNGLVNEVFNEVVLNHLKGHSAIGHVRYSTTGKNDRENAQPLVVKYRKGHMALVHNGNLVNAHIIREKLEQEGAIFQTTIDSEVIANLISRNRIKSDNIEEAILKTMDEIKGAYSLLILTPNKLIAVRDPYGLRPLVMGKINNSICFASETCALDTVGAEYIRDVEPGEIVTVTKDGIKSTKYRQSFKHLCVFEFIYFARADSYLDGISVYEIRKKLGKQLCKESYVECDIVIGVPDSGTTAAIGFSEEAKIPFSEGFVKNRYIGRTFIKPEQSQREISVRLKLNPLKNNVAGKRVVLIDDSIVRGTTSRKIIKMLRDAGAREVHLRISSPPVLFPCYYGIDTPDRKELIAANYTTQEIAKILGADSLEYLSLEGLNSVFENKLQNFCTACFSGEYITEIPEGFNKYIFEEGV
- the purM gene encoding phosphoribosylformylglycinamidine cyclo-ligase — translated: MTTYKDAGVNIEEGYKAVDLIKNLAKETFDSNVITDIGSFGSMYLLNIDNSDYILVSGTDGVGTKLKIAFYMDKHDTVGIDCVAMCVNDILCHGAKPLFFLDYIACGKLKSEKVATIVKGIADGCKIAGCSLVGGETAEMPGFYKDDEYDLAGFAVGIVKKDLAICGQDVNQGDVLIGLASSGVHSNGYSLVRKVFGVDENPKILTKIYEELGLSLGEELLKPTRIYVKPVLKVLEKVKVNGIAHITGGGFFENIPRAFPKGFVAVIEKGSWDILPIFKLIQEYGKIDENEMFSTFNMGIGMVLIVSKDNVETAMEILNEEGINSYVIGTIEKGEGGVVIK
- the purN gene encoding phosphoribosylglycinamide formyltransferase — protein: MKKLAVFVSGSGTNLQAIIDAIKNGEICATISCVISNKKDAYALERAKQNQIEAYYISKKDFPNEIEYEKYLVKFLKEREIDYIILAGFLYIFSEYFVEEFKNRIVNIHPSLLPAFGGKGMYGLNVHKSVIEYGVKVTGATVHFVDSTTDGGPIILQKAIYVRYDDTPESLQKRVLEEVEWKIYPLAIKLLCEDKIEIIGRKVVIKDKEILKKVGIEA
- the purH gene encoding bifunctional phosphoribosylaminoimidazolecarboxamide formyltransferase/IMP cyclohydrolase — translated: MTKKAIVSVYNKDGILEFAKELKSLGYEIISTGGTMKYLKENGIDVINISDVTNFPEILNGRVKTLHPNIHAGILAIKDNEEHVKTLNELNISSIDMVVVNLYPFKETIFKENVAFEDVIENIDIGGPTMLRAAAKNFKYTTVIIDPADYGLVLKEIKENGDVSFDTRFYLATKVFEYTAYYDSMIFNYFKYVRDDKSFPDYLTVPLEKVQQLRYGENPHQQASFYKITLPFIEKSNIPNAKQLHGKELSYNNILDSDSAIELLKEFDEPTCVAIKHNNPCGVASGDNIFEAYKKVYECDPVSIFGGIVAFNRKIDRQTAEELKKIFLEIVIAPDFDEDALSLLSTKKDLRILKLPTLDKENVYYDLKSVNGGMLVQEKDRKLFNEDYQIVTERKPTEKEMEDLIFAWKVVKHVKSNAIVIAKDKMTLGIGMGQTNRIWAVEHAISRSRFDLSGAVLASDAFFPFSDSVEAAGKAGVTAIIQPGGSIRDKESIDAANRYNIAMIFTGIRHFRH
- the purD gene encoding phosphoribosylamine--glycine ligase, giving the protein MRILVVGNGGREHAIAWKIYNEGYKDLFCTPGNAGICEIATCVDIKVNEFSKLKDFCIEKGIDFVIVGPDNPLADGIVDYLESFGIKTFGPTKDAAMIESSKVFAKELMKKYGIKTARYNVFYSYEEALAFVNQNDKYPLVIKADGLALGKGVIIAQDKREALNAINLMMKERVFGKAGEKIVIEDYLKGEEVSVFVISDGKDIVPLTVARDYKKALDGNKGPNTGGMGAFSPSRVVDKKLFEDILENIMLKAIYGMRKEGRPFKGVLYGGLILTEEGPMVLEFNSRFGDPEAQAILPRMKSELLEIMVKATEGNLKSVEAKFSDQYSICVVLASKGYPEKYETGFVIEGLDKLESDTIVFHANTKLDNGKIKTAGGRVLNIVRIDNTLKDAKTKVYEEIKKINFENMFYRTDIGDKEIF
- the rd gene encoding rubredoxin, whose translation is MDIWVCSICGYEYDPQKGDPENGIQPGTRFEDLPDDWVCPICGVGKDMFEKK
- the polA gene encoding DNA polymerase I, which encodes MKLVIFDGNSILYRAFFALPELTTSTGIPTNAIYGFLNVLLKYLDSEKPDYVAVAFDKKGRAARKSEYEEYKANRKPMPDSLQVQIPYVREILNALNIPILEHEGYEADDVIGTLVNRFKDRDLEIVIITGDRDTLQLLDKNVIVKIVTTKFDKTTEDLYTIENVKEKYGVFAHQVVDYKALVGDASDNIPGVKGIGDKTAIKLLEEYQTLENIYQNLKNIKDSLREKLEAGKDMAFLSKRLATIVCDLPVEVTLEELKTREWDKKRLYQLLLQLEFKSFIKRLGFSEELEEIKQTLQLPKFNMKELYDISEIKGKEIYLLYSGDEGLFYVYDHQTSTIFTTTDKGIVKKLLNVQGIQKVVYDLKNILHKVDFDKAYQIKDCNDVMLASYVLDSTRSSYDLETLFISYLNTDISAIKENKCAGATVLLRNLWDELSKLIDLNSCQYVYENIEIPLVPILYEMEKIGFKVDKNTLQEYTKEIESKLLKLEFQIYQIAGEWFNINSPKQLSYVLFEKLKLPVVKKTKTGYSTDAEVLEELYDKHEIIPLILDYRMYTKILTTYCQGLMQAINPTTGRVHSNFIQTGTATGRLASAEPNLQNIPVKYDEGRLIRKAFVPEEGYVLIDADYSQIELRILAHISEDERLINAFKNNLDIHSQTAAEIFGVDVSQVTPTMRSQAKAVNFGIIYGISDYGLSRDIKISRKEAAEFINRYFEKYPKVKEYLDNVVKFARENGFVLTLFNRKRYIKDIKSTNKNLRSYAERIAMNSPIQGSAADIMKIAMIRVYRRLKENNLKSRIILQVHDELLIESPYEEKEVVKEIVKTEMENAVSLKVPLVVEVKEGSNWYETK